Part of the Niallia alba genome is shown below.
TTCGTATTTAATGATGCTCGCAATAAATCCTTTCTTGATAAAATACCTAATAAAAGTTTTTCTTCCCCAGTGACATACAATGAACCTACGTCATACATAAATAAAGTTGTTATGGCATCTCTAATGGAAGTATCTTGATTAATCATTAACGGCGGCATCATTACCTCATTAACTTTCGTATTAAAGGTTTTAAAAAAGAAAAATTTCTCTACATCTGATCCAGAATACGTGTACCCAATTTTAGGAGTAGCTTGTAAGATTCCTACAAGAGTTAAAAAAGATAAATCCGATCTTAAGGTGGCTCTTGATACATCCAATAAATCAGAAACCTTTTCTCCACTCACCGGTTGATATTCTTTTACAATTTTAATAATTTGTTCTTGTCTTTCGCTTAGTTTCATTATTATCTCCTAAAAATATAGATTAATTAGACTACAAAAATATGAGTATTATCATTATGCGTTCTATTATACATCACTAGTGTTGCATTAATTTATTTTCATTATTAAAAATACTCAAAATGTTCAATTTTATTATTTTGTGCAAAGAAAAAGTCCTTTATAATGGATAAGTCAGGTGGTAACCCGTCCAAATCCACTAAAAAAGGACCAACACATGGACAAGATTACACGAAAAACTTCATTTGGACAATGGTTTTCACCAATAAATCTTCAACTTTTTGAAGAAACCGTGAAAACGTTGAAATTAGATTACTATACGAAAAAACTAAAAACAGACTCATTTCTAAAATTACTCCTTTTTGCACAGCTACAAGAAGTCGAAAGTTTGCATGAGCTAAGCGATTGTCTTTTCGACGACCAACTACAAAAAGGCATTGATCTTGATTCAATCAGTATTTCTCAGCTCTCACGCCGATTAAACGGTATAAATCCAGATTTATTTCAAAGGCTTTTCCTTGATTTAGTCGCACAAATTCATGCAAAAACACATTATACAAAGCTTATTATGCCGTTAAAAATCATTGATTCAAGCACATTGCCACTTAATTTGACCAATCATAAATGGGCAAAGTTCCGCAAAACAAAAGCGGGTGTCAAGTTGCATTTGAGACTTGTGTTTATGGAAAAAGGGAGTTCCTATCCTGAAAAGGCTGTTTTAACAACGGCAAAAGAACATGATCGTGGTCAGCTTGAAATCATGGTTGATGATAAAGAATGCATGTATGTGTTTGACCGTGGCTACCTAGATTACGAGCGCTTTGACCGAATGACAGATGATGGTTACTTTTTTCTTTCAAGGCTACGGAAAAACGCAGTCATACGGGAAGTTTATAATTTTAAACTACCCGAGAATTCAGCTGTTTTGTCAGATCAAATGGTGTTGATTGGTACGACTCAAAACCGTGCTGAAAATTACTTTCGTCTTCTAAAAGTGATGGATTCAAAAGGAAATGAACTGCATTTAATTACCAATCGTTTTGATTTGAGTGCCGAAGAAATTTCAGAGATGTACAAATCACGGTGGGCAATTGAGTTGTTCTTTAAATGGATCAAACAGCATCTCAGCATCAAAAAGTTCTACGGTCAAAGTGAATGGGCGATTCAAAACCAAGTGTTTATCGCACTGATTGTTTTTTGCCTACATGTTCTCGTACAACTTGAAACAAGAAGTAAGCGAAAAACCTTACAAATTAGCCGTTATTTAAGGGCTGCATTGTGGAAACCAGCCCATATCTGGCTTCGAAAGATTGAAGGGAAAGCCATCCCTTAATAAGCAAATTGTTGTTGTCGCACAAGTCTAATTGTAAAAAAAAACCAAATGGATGGAGCCACCTTTGAATAGGTATTTACCTTTTTGGCTCTAAACAAGGAGGATAATCAGACTGAAAATTGCGACAATATTTATGCAACACTAGTGATTATACATATATAAATTAATTATTCAACTTTAATATGTGTATTATTTTTGTATTGACAATTATATATGTGTCATATTAAAGTGAAAAAGAGATTAATGTGATACATATATAAGGAGGCGGCTAATGGAAAAGTTGATTTATTTTTTCAAAGAAGGACGTAGTGAAGACAAAGAACTCTTAGGTGGCAAGGGAGCAAATTTGGCTGAGATGACTCGCTTAGGTTTACCAGTGCCTCCAGGATTCACAGTTACAACTGAAAGCTGTATGAAGTATTTAGAAGAACCTTCTTTTTTTGAAAGATCGTTAAGAAAAGACATTTTGAAAGCGATTAAAAACTTAGAGGTAGAGACAAAAAAATCTTTTACAGGCGATGAAAAGATTTTATTGGTTTCCGTAAGAAGTGGTGCAGCATTTTCAATGCCAGGGATGATGGATACAATTCTTAACTTAGGGTTAAACGATCTTAGAGTTCAATCTTTAGCTAGATTAACTAGTATGGATTTTGCATTTGACTGTTATCGAAGATTATTACAAATGTTTGGTGATGTAGTATACGGCATCCACAAAGATAAATTTAATGTGCGCCTGCAAAAAATGGAAAAACAATTTAGCAAAACAATGGCAGATTTTCAAGAAAATGAACATTTGCAATTAATTGAGTCTTTTAAAGCGCTATTTATTGAAAATGATACTTTTTTTCCTCAAGATCCTATAGATCAATTATTTGAAGCTACCAAAGCCGTTTTTAAATCATGGAATAATCACCGAGCGAAAGTTTACCGCGACATGCATGAAATTCCTCATCATTTAGGAACCGCAGTAAACATTCAATCAATGGTTTTTGGAAATAGTGGGAATGACAGTGGTACAGGTGTAGTTTTTACAAGGAATCCTGCAACAGGTGAAAACAAATTGTTCGGCGAATTTTTGCTAAATGCTCAAGGGGAAGATGTGGTAGCGGGTATTCGTACACCAGAATCTATCGAGGCATTACAGCAAATCCTTCCCGAAGCATATGCGGATTTTAAAAGGTATGCAAATATACTGGAACAACATTATAAAGACATGCAGGATATTGAATTCACTATTGAAAATGGGGAATTATTTATTCTTCAGACAAGAAACGGAAAGCGGACGGCTAAAGCCACTTTGAAAATTGCATTAGATTTAGTTAATGAAGGTTTGATTACAAAAAAGGAGGCTGTTTTACGTATTTCACCTGAAACAATTGATCAACTCATTCATCCTATTTTTGATGTGAAAGCTATCCAAAACGTCGAGTTATTGGCAGAAGGATTACCTGCTAGTCCTGGTGCAGCTACAGGAGAAATCGTTTTTACATCGGAAAAAGCTAAAGAGTATCGTGCTCTTGGAAAGAAAGTGATTCTTGTACGTCAAGAAACTTCACCGGAAGATATTGAAGGAATGATTGTCAGCGAGGCTATCGTTACAAGTCGAGGTGGAATGACTTCGCATGCAGCAGTTGTTGCTCGAGGAATGGGAACTTGCTGTATAACAGGATGTGAAGCATTAACTGTCAATGAAGAATTGAAAACAATTACTTGTAGAGAACGTATTTTAACTGAAGGTGACCTTCTCTCTGTCGATGGCAGTGCTGGTAGATTGTACCTTGGTGAAGTACCGACTGTTGTAGTAGAAAATGACCAAAATTTGCAGCTGCTTCTCTCTTGGGCTGATGATTATGCTGAATTACAAGTTCGTGCGAATGCTGAGACAGTCCAAGATTTAAAGAAAGCGATCGAATTTGGGGCTACCGGTATAGGATTAGCAAGGACGGAGCATATGTTCTTTGGTGAAGAACGGGTGCTCGAAATGCGACGATTGATATTGGCGGAGAATAAACAAGAAATCAAATTAGCG
Proteins encoded:
- the ppdK gene encoding pyruvate, phosphate dikinase; amino-acid sequence: MEKLIYFFKEGRSEDKELLGGKGANLAEMTRLGLPVPPGFTVTTESCMKYLEEPSFFERSLRKDILKAIKNLEVETKKSFTGDEKILLVSVRSGAAFSMPGMMDTILNLGLNDLRVQSLARLTSMDFAFDCYRRLLQMFGDVVYGIHKDKFNVRLQKMEKQFSKTMADFQENEHLQLIESFKALFIENDTFFPQDPIDQLFEATKAVFKSWNNHRAKVYRDMHEIPHHLGTAVNIQSMVFGNSGNDSGTGVVFTRNPATGENKLFGEFLLNAQGEDVVAGIRTPESIEALQQILPEAYADFKRYANILEQHYKDMQDIEFTIENGELFILQTRNGKRTAKATLKIALDLVNEGLITKKEAVLRISPETIDQLIHPIFDVKAIQNVELLAEGLPASPGAATGEIVFTSEKAKEYRALGKKVILVRQETSPEDIEGMIVSEAIVTSRGGMTSHAAVVARGMGTCCITGCEALTVNEELKTITCRERILTEGDLLSVDGSAGRLYLGEVPTVVVENDQNLQLLLSWADDYAELQVRANAETVQDLKKAIEFGATGIGLARTEHMFFGEERVLEMRRLILAENKQEIKLALEKLLTFQQEDFYQMFQVVKDKPMVIRLLDPPMHEFLPHDFKEIKQLAAKLDKYPSMVEEQMKRLQETNPMLGHRGCRLGITEPQIYQMQVEAIFNSAIQLTKEGNTVFPEIMIPLVAEKEELAYVKGFLMDTIENIFKKHQMEPFPYEIGTMIELPRACIIADQLAQDADFFSFGTNDLTQMTYGFSRDDIGKFINSYKERSIMTQDPFQTLDQNGVGELIKFAVTKARQTKENMMIGICGEVGGDPKSIAFFRKIGIDYVSCSPYRIPAARLAVAQASIIK
- a CDS encoding IS4 family transposase, whose product is MDKITRKTSFGQWFSPINLQLFEETVKTLKLDYYTKKLKTDSFLKLLLFAQLQEVESLHELSDCLFDDQLQKGIDLDSISISQLSRRLNGINPDLFQRLFLDLVAQIHAKTHYTKLIMPLKIIDSSTLPLNLTNHKWAKFRKTKAGVKLHLRLVFMEKGSSYPEKAVLTTAKEHDRGQLEIMVDDKECMYVFDRGYLDYERFDRMTDDGYFFLSRLRKNAVIREVYNFKLPENSAVLSDQMVLIGTTQNRAENYFRLLKVMDSKGNELHLITNRFDLSAEEISEMYKSRWAIELFFKWIKQHLSIKKFYGQSEWAIQNQVFIALIVFCLHVLVQLETRSKRKTLQISRYLRAALWKPAHIWLRKIEGKAIP
- a CDS encoding CBS domain-containing protein; this translates as MKLSERQEQIIKIVKEYQPVSGEKVSDLLDVSRATLRSDLSFLTLVGILQATPKIGYTYSGSDVEKFFFFKTFNTKVNEVMMPPLMINQDTSIRDAITTLFMYDVGSLYVTGEEKLLLGILSRKDLLRASLNTNIDNTPVAVCMTRVPHIKVCKKNMDILEVASILQDFEVDSLPVVDDDNERKVIGKITKTRILNFIIQQARNAELNG